The nucleotide sequence ATCATTGCGATTTATGTAAACCATCATTTGATCTCGAAGTACGTATTTGATCTATTCATGTTACCGTTCATTACTCATCCATcattcatctttgaaaaaagaacatGTGTCATTGTGTCatgtgattcaatttttttcagattttaaatgaAACCAAGGTAAAGAATTTCGATCGTGAGAAATTTACAGCGGAGCAAGTGTTCTACTCGAGTAAAGACGGGACTAAAATACCCATGTTAATCGTCCacaaaaaggtaggtacctatattatctTCAAACCAAAACCATCAGTCTCTTAAACAAACCAataaattgctttaaaaataaCGCCTCGACCTCCCCTGAGACTGAGCACTAGCAAAGAACCTACAGAAGGTAAAggcattttctttgaaatttcaacactttcagGACCTCAAAAAAGATGGAAACAATTTCACGTACATGTTCGCGAGGGGTGATTTAGGTCTCAGTTACGTTTCCTTATTTTGACATGACTTCTGCAATAATGATCAGTAATTTCGACTGCGTGATTGTCACAGCAAATATTCGAGGTGGAGGGTAAGTCTTGAGAGATTTATTCTTCTTTATACCCACATTGCTTCCAACATTACAAACAAGAACGGAAAGCCACGTTTACATTGAAAATTCCGTTCTTTAGTGAATATGATAAAAAATGGCGCGAAGGCGGAATGATGGAGAAAAAACAGAATTCTTTCGACGATTATATAGCCGCTGCTGAATATCTGATCGCGGAAAAGTACACCAATAGCAAACTACTCGCTATTCAGAGTGGAGGTCCAAACGCGGGTCTTTTAGTAGGTGCTTGTCTTACTCAAAGACCTGATTTATTTGGAGCAGTATACATCACTGAAGGGTTGGTACCTATCCATAAATAAAAAGAATATTATTGTACAACAAAATTGCAGCTTCCAAGACTTGAATGTCTGCATTACCTCAACTCACGCTATTTTAAGAAGAAAGCTAATCAAAACTTAAGGGAAGGGGGCAAACTTTCAGTCGAATTGAGCTAATATCTGCCTACTTGATTACAGGACATTGGATATGCTGCGATTTGACAAATTTACTCAACAAAAGGTATTAGTAAGCGAGTATGGTTCGCCTactgatccaaaatttttccctcTTTTGCACAGCTATTCGCCTTTACATAATATTAAAATTCCAGAAGGTTGTGACAAGCAAGTACGTGTTTGTATTAATCTTCATTGTTGTTCTAATGAACTTCTTGTACTGAGTTAATTTTCATGTTGTCTTGCGTTAAAGTATCCTGCAGTCATGTTGTACGCCACGGGCCTTAGTGATCCAGACGCACCTCTCCACTTATTGAAATTCATCGCCACATTACAATACGAGGCTAAAAAACACCCCAATcaggtacataaaaaatttgattatgtacctaatttcttcaaaatttttcactttattgaATCATGGAGTTTACCTATGTGAATTGAatgataaacattttttaaactaccgtacctacctaattttgttTTACGCATAATTATGAACTTACTTTTACATACATTGCGCATGCATAATGTTTTGTTACaatgtgatttcaaatttttagaaaaatccttTCATTCTCAGCATGAAAGCAGATACAGATGATAAATCTGATAAACCAGACGATAATACGGTAATaacttcattttataaaatcaatattcaattatgttttcattggattaaaaatgttaatatttaatatgtatgtatttcacaCAGTATGACGATAACATAGACGTGATATCCTTTTTCATAATCAACCTCGGAATCAAGTTCCATCCTCAAGTttgtcaataaaatttcatgcgtatcttcgaataatttttacaaaaatttgtttaaaagtgTGAATAAAATAAACAGAAGAACTAAGAGGTAAGATGGGTTGGTCGTTTATTAATGATTGGTCACTTAGTTTATACGTATTACACCTATTCGAATATGTAACATAGTtctaaaatttagtaaattgtAAGAATTGtcttttaatttcattataaaatgtCCATTAGCATGCAAAGATTATTGTTCAGTTTTGCCAGATACTTTTAGTTTGAATGCTACCCTAAGTATTCAAACAACTACGGTATAGCAGCAAATCATCTCAGACCATTTTTTTAACCATGGTatccaacagttttttttttttgttgaaaaaatcactactttttcactactttttgtgactactttttttcaaccaaattttcaaaacgctatacactctcccccccccccccacacacacacacacaaattaacaaagtcaaatttttcacaggaaaattttcaaaaaaattgaaattggaagaaattttgtattatacaaagtattttttaatttcaatcaaaattatttcaaaaaaaaaaaaacaatacaaaatgaACACATTACATATGTTATATGTATTATAAGACAGGGTGTCTAGCAAAGTATTATAAGACAGGGTGtctagcaaaatttcaaaatgaaaaaaaaaacacttgagactttatttaaaaaaagggaaCGGTGGGGGGCccaagtaaaattttacattggaatttttcgcttttccaatgtcttcaaacatcttatgattttttcaagcaagcgggtgtcgaaaatataattttataatttcaattttaaattttattttcacctttgagGTTCTTcctaatgtaatgaaattggtcgaataaaaacttttttcaacataacaaattgaaaaatatagccctacatataaaaatttgatggaaaatttgaacaacgtttggggaaaaaaatataccaattttttgaaatgaaacggCGCGACGAGTTTTAAAGtatatataataataataaataagaGATGAAATAACAATTCTGTCATTTGAACGGTACAATTTTGCCTAATATTCATATAacgtatgaaaattttgatttctccttcaagtgtggaattttttaattccgcaaaagaaaaacaaactggccctggtgaagcgaaggcaaaaactctcgaaaatcagtgtttcgattgtgtgataactgataaattaataaaaagtttattattttgcttcgaaattttaaaattcaaaattgaaaaaaagcaaacgagcccaaGCAAAACGAGGTCaaacgctttcaaaaattcatgtttatttttctgattcaaactttgaacatttcttaaatttgaacaataaattTCTCATTCAGAAAAAGAGCAAACGgctcaagcgaagcgagggcgaaaactcaaaaatgcgtaattcaagctctaaaaaagttgacaaatgagCTATTTTCTACGGAATGAAGATCGAGAAGAGGaatgcatttgaattttttcatttgttgactaccttttttaacaaaattcactactttcactacctgttagatatcCTGGCCACCTAGTGAAGACTGTTTGCCccagtaggtacatttttatacctctctaaaaaaa is from Planococcus citri chromosome 1, ihPlaCitr1.1, whole genome shotgun sequence and encodes:
- the LOC135842330 gene encoding prolyl endopeptidase-like — its product is MTSAIMISNFDCVIVTANIRGGGEYDKKWREGGMMEKKQNSFDDYIAAAEYLIAEKYTNSKLLAIQSGGPNAGLLVGACLTQRPDLFGAVYITEGTLDMLRFDKFTQQKVLVSEYGSPTDPKFFPLLHSYSPLHNIKIPEGCDKQYPAVMLYATGLSDPDAPLHLLKFIATLQYEAKKHPNQKNPFILSMKADTDDKSDKPDDNTYDDNIDVISFFIINLGIKFHPQVCQ